One Roseomonas gilardii subsp. gilardii genomic region harbors:
- a CDS encoding glucose/quinate/shikimate family membrane-bound PQQ-dependent dehydrogenase has translation MDAPDRTPGLAARLWLYVLGVALILAGLFLGGGGAYLIWLGGSWYFLLAGLALLASGFLVAMRRPAGAWIFGLVLLASIPWAFWEAGLDFWALVSRLFALGIAGVLVALTYPLLLRAQGRIGGRGGFAVAGVLALAVIATAVSAFSPKSVTAPTETAAAPPPVSPGQAQKDWRHWGNTTAGTRFAALDQITPANIGQLKVAWTAHTGDLPVSNGSGAEDQNTPLQIGDTLYVCTAYGKVIALDVDSGAERWRFDPKGSSPNWQRCRGLGYFDATTDPSIPAAAIANGTATCTRRLFLPTIDARLIAIDAATGQPCTGFGQAGTVDLTIGMGEVKPGYYQQTSTPLVAGHLVLVGGRVADNYSTGEPPGVVRAYDAMSGELIWAWDPGNPSITTLPPDGQTYTRGTPNVWSAMSYDPKLGLIYLPTGNATPDFFGGGRTELDDKYSSSIVAVDAATGRVRWSFQTTHHDLWDFDVPAQPALYDIPDGQGGSVPALAQVTKQGEIFLLNRETGTPIAEVRNLPVPQGHVPGERYSPTQPFSVGMPSIGNQTLTEADMWGATPFDQLLCRIQFKEMRHEGVYTPPGLDPALQFPGSLGGMNWGSVSIDPTTSYMFVNDMRLGLANYMIPREKIPAGASGIEMGVVPQEGTPFGAMRVRFLSQLGIPCQKPPFGTMSAIDLKTRKLVWQVPVGTVEDTGPLGLRMGLPIPIGMPTLGPSLATQSGLLFFAGTQDFYLRAYDSRTGREIWKSRLPVGSQGGPMTYVSPKTGKQYVVITAGGARQSPQRGDYVIAYALP, from the coding sequence ATGGATGCTCCCGATAGGACACCCGGCCTCGCGGCCCGGCTCTGGCTCTATGTGCTGGGGGTCGCCCTCATCCTCGCCGGCCTCTTTCTTGGCGGCGGCGGTGCCTATCTGATCTGGCTGGGCGGCAGTTGGTACTTCCTCCTCGCCGGCCTTGCCCTGCTCGCCTCGGGCTTCCTCGTCGCGATGCGCCGCCCCGCCGGTGCCTGGATCTTCGGCTTGGTGCTCCTGGCCAGCATTCCCTGGGCCTTCTGGGAAGCGGGGCTCGATTTCTGGGCCCTGGTCTCGCGCCTCTTCGCCCTGGGCATCGCGGGGGTGCTGGTGGCGCTCACCTACCCGCTGCTGCTGCGCGCCCAGGGCCGCATTGGTGGGCGCGGCGGTTTCGCGGTGGCGGGGGTGCTGGCCCTCGCCGTGATCGCGACGGCGGTCAGCGCCTTCTCGCCGAAATCGGTGACCGCGCCAACCGAGACCGCCGCCGCGCCGCCGCCGGTCTCACCCGGACAGGCGCAGAAGGACTGGCGCCACTGGGGCAACACCACGGCGGGCACGCGCTTCGCGGCGCTCGACCAGATCACGCCGGCCAATATCGGCCAGCTCAAGGTGGCCTGGACCGCTCATACGGGCGACCTGCCGGTGAGCAACGGGTCCGGCGCCGAGGACCAGAACACCCCGCTGCAGATCGGCGACACGCTCTATGTCTGCACCGCCTATGGCAAGGTCATCGCCCTCGACGTGGACAGCGGCGCCGAGCGCTGGCGCTTCGACCCGAAGGGCAGTTCCCCGAACTGGCAGCGCTGCCGCGGCCTCGGCTATTTCGACGCCACGACCGACCCGTCCATCCCCGCCGCTGCGATCGCGAACGGTACCGCCACCTGCACCCGCCGCCTCTTCCTGCCGACCATCGATGCACGGCTGATCGCCATCGATGCCGCGACCGGCCAGCCCTGCACCGGCTTCGGCCAGGCGGGCACGGTGGACCTGACCATCGGCATGGGCGAGGTGAAGCCCGGCTACTACCAGCAGACCTCCACGCCGCTGGTGGCGGGGCATCTCGTGCTGGTGGGCGGCCGCGTCGCCGACAACTACTCGACCGGCGAGCCGCCGGGCGTGGTTCGCGCCTATGACGCGATGAGCGGCGAGCTGATCTGGGCCTGGGACCCGGGCAACCCGTCGATCACAACCCTGCCGCCGGACGGCCAGACCTATACGCGTGGCACGCCGAACGTGTGGTCGGCCATGTCCTATGACCCGAAGCTGGGGCTGATCTACCTGCCCACCGGCAATGCCACGCCCGACTTCTTCGGCGGCGGGCGGACGGAGCTGGACGACAAGTACAGCTCCTCCATCGTCGCGGTGGATGCCGCCACCGGCCGCGTGCGCTGGTCCTTCCAGACCACGCATCACGACCTGTGGGATTTCGACGTGCCGGCCCAGCCGGCGCTCTATGACATCCCCGACGGCCAGGGCGGCAGCGTGCCGGCCCTGGCGCAGGTGACCAAGCAGGGCGAGATCTTCCTGCTGAACCGGGAGACGGGCACGCCGATCGCCGAGGTGCGGAACCTCCCGGTGCCGCAGGGCCATGTGCCGGGCGAGCGCTATTCGCCGACGCAGCCCTTCTCGGTCGGCATGCCCTCGATCGGCAACCAGACGCTGACCGAGGCCGACATGTGGGGCGCCACCCCCTTCGACCAGCTCCTCTGCCGCATCCAGTTCAAGGAGATGCGCCACGAGGGCGTCTATACCCCGCCGGGCCTCGACCCGGCCCTGCAGTTCCCCGGCTCGCTGGGCGGGATGAACTGGGGCAGCGTGTCGATCGATCCGACCACCAGCTACATGTTCGTCAACGACATGCGGCTGGGCCTCGCGAACTACATGATCCCGCGGGAGAAGATCCCGGCCGGGGCGAGCGGCATCGAGATGGGCGTCGTGCCGCAGGAGGGCACGCCCTTCGGCGCCATGCGCGTCCGCTTCCTGTCGCAGCTCGGCATCCCCTGCCAGAAGCCGCCCTTCGGCACGATGTCGGCGATCGACCTGAAGACCCGCAAGCTGGTCTGGCAGGTGCCCGTCGGCACGGTGGAGGATACCGGGCCGCTGGGCCTCCGCATGGGCCTGCCGATCCCCATCGGCATGCCGACGCTGGGCCCCTCGCTGGCCACCCAGTCCGGCCTGCTCTTCTTCGCCGGGACCCAGGATTTCTACCTGCGTGCCTATGACAGCCGCACGGGCCGGGAGATCTGGAAGAGCCGCCTGCCGGTGGGCAGCCAGGGCGGGCCGATGACCTATGTCTCGCCGAAGACGGGCAAGCAGTACGTCGTCATCACCGCCGGCGGTGCCCGCCAGTCGCCGCAGCGGGGCGACTACGTGATCGCCTACGCCCTGCCCTGA
- the dctA gene encoding C4-dicarboxylate transporter DctA, with amino-acid sequence MLRRWLSLLYVQVLIAIVLGVVVGALWPQTGAAMKPLGDGFVKLIKLVIAPVVFCTVVHGIASVNDARSVGRVGIKALFYFEVISTFALVIGLFVAKIFGTGSGFDIDPAQLNASAIQAYAQQAAKDSVAAHLMAIIPDTFIGAFANGDLLQVLLLAVLTGFAINALPERIRTPTAGAIDGMARVFFGIVAIVVKVAPIGAFGAMAFTIGAYGIRSLLQLGELVGTFYITSALFVLIVLGFVGWLCGFSILRFINYIREELLIVLGTSSSESVLPQIMRKMEALGCPPKVVGITVPLGYSFNLDGTNIYMTLATMFLANATNTHLSWGQELTILLVAMLTSKGASGVTGAGFITLAATLSVIPDIPIQALAVLVGIDKFMSEVRALTNLVGNGVACVAVSRWEGELDPVRLRQALHGVPIAGIGTEERETVPLPDRDGMRRPAE; translated from the coding sequence ATGCTCAGGCGCTGGTTGTCCCTTCTCTACGTGCAGGTCCTCATCGCCATCGTGCTTGGCGTGGTGGTCGGCGCCCTCTGGCCGCAGACGGGTGCGGCGATGAAGCCGCTGGGCGACGGCTTCGTGAAGCTGATCAAGCTGGTGATCGCCCCGGTGGTCTTCTGCACCGTGGTGCATGGCATCGCCTCGGTGAACGACGCGCGCTCGGTGGGCCGCGTCGGTATCAAGGCGCTGTTCTACTTCGAGGTGATCTCGACCTTCGCCCTGGTGATCGGCCTTTTCGTGGCCAAGATTTTCGGCACCGGCAGCGGTTTCGACATCGACCCGGCGCAGCTCAACGCCAGTGCCATCCAGGCCTATGCCCAGCAGGCGGCCAAGGACAGCGTCGCGGCGCATCTGATGGCGATCATCCCCGACACCTTCATCGGCGCCTTCGCCAATGGCGACCTGTTGCAGGTGCTGCTGCTGGCCGTGCTGACCGGCTTCGCCATCAACGCCCTGCCGGAACGCATCCGTACGCCCACCGCCGGCGCCATCGACGGCATGGCGCGCGTCTTCTTCGGCATCGTCGCGATCGTGGTGAAGGTGGCGCCGATCGGCGCCTTCGGCGCCATGGCCTTCACCATCGGCGCCTATGGCATCCGCTCGCTGCTGCAACTGGGCGAGCTGGTGGGGACCTTCTACATCACCTCGGCGCTCTTCGTGCTGATCGTGCTGGGCTTCGTCGGCTGGCTCTGCGGCTTCTCGATCCTGCGCTTCATCAACTACATCCGCGAGGAACTGCTGATCGTCCTCGGCACCTCCAGCAGCGAGAGCGTGCTGCCGCAGATCATGCGCAAGATGGAGGCGCTGGGCTGCCCGCCGAAGGTGGTCGGCATCACCGTGCCGCTCGGCTACAGCTTCAACCTCGACGGCACCAACATCTACATGACGCTGGCCACGATGTTCCTGGCCAATGCCACCAACACCCATCTGAGCTGGGGGCAGGAGCTGACCATCCTGCTGGTGGCGATGCTGACCTCCAAGGGCGCCTCGGGCGTGACCGGCGCGGGCTTCATCACCCTGGCGGCCACGCTGTCGGTCATCCCGGACATTCCCATCCAGGCGCTCGCCGTGCTGGTGGGCATCGACAAGTTCATGAGCGAGGTTCGCGCCCTGACCAACCTTGTCGGCAATGGCGTGGCCTGTGTCGCGGTCAGCCGCTGGGAGGGCGAACTGGACCCGGTGCGGCTGCGCCAGGCCCTGCATGGTGTCCCTATCGCGGGTATCGGGACGGAGGAGCGCGAGACCGTGCCGCTGCCGGACCGCGATGGGATGCGCCGCCCGGCGGAGTGA
- a CDS encoding threonine synthase, producing MSIPAYLDPRSGQRWPLELPRWCGDDGQPLFLTDLPGIGRDDIARGERSVWRYAAALPFRPASPITLGEGCTPMLERRLGAGPQGGTALVKCEWFMPTSSFKDRGASVMLSLLREQGIGAVLEDSSGNGGAAIATYAAAGGMRARILVPESTSPAKTVQSRAAGAEIQLVPGTRQDCADEALRQGRERESGSFYASHNWHPFFLHGTKTLAYELWEDLGFQAPDNIVIPCGAGSNVLGCWIGFAELLRAGQIARMPRLFAAQPANCAPIARAALGAPPAEPRPTIAEGTAIATPIRLPEVLAALRETHGGAVMLEEGEIARATLDLAGQGLYAEPTSAQAAAAFGRLLRDGRIGAADRTVVVLTGTGVKATPRIAELLGLSV from the coding sequence ATGAGCATCCCCGCCTATCTCGACCCCCGTTCCGGCCAGCGCTGGCCGCTGGAACTGCCGCGCTGGTGCGGCGACGACGGACAGCCGCTGTTCCTGACCGACCTGCCCGGCATCGGGCGCGACGACATCGCGCGCGGCGAGCGTTCGGTCTGGCGCTACGCCGCCGCGCTGCCCTTCCGCCCGGCCTCGCCGATCACCCTGGGCGAAGGTTGCACGCCGATGCTGGAGCGCCGCCTCGGTGCCGGACCCCAGGGTGGCACGGCGCTGGTGAAGTGCGAGTGGTTCATGCCGACCTCCTCCTTCAAGGACCGCGGCGCCTCGGTGATGCTCTCGCTGCTGCGGGAGCAGGGGATCGGCGCGGTGCTGGAGGATTCCTCCGGCAATGGCGGCGCGGCCATCGCCACCTATGCGGCGGCGGGCGGTATGCGGGCGCGCATCCTGGTGCCGGAATCGACCTCCCCGGCCAAGACGGTGCAGTCCCGCGCCGCCGGGGCCGAGATCCAGCTCGTGCCCGGCACGCGCCAGGACTGCGCCGACGAGGCGCTGCGCCAGGGGCGGGAGCGCGAGTCCGGCAGTTTCTACGCCTCGCACAACTGGCACCCCTTCTTCCTGCACGGCACCAAGACCCTGGCCTATGAGCTGTGGGAGGATCTCGGCTTCCAGGCGCCGGACAATATCGTGATCCCCTGCGGCGCCGGCTCCAACGTGCTGGGCTGCTGGATCGGCTTCGCGGAGCTGCTGCGCGCCGGGCAGATCGCGCGGATGCCGCGCCTCTTCGCGGCGCAGCCGGCGAATTGCGCGCCGATCGCCCGCGCCGCGCTCGGCGCGCCGCCGGCGGAGCCGCGCCCCACTATTGCCGAGGGCACCGCCATCGCCACGCCGATCCGCCTGCCGGAAGTCCTGGCGGCCCTGCGCGAAACGCATGGCGGCGCCGTCATGCTGGAGGAAGGCGAGATCGCCCGGGCCACGCTCGATCTGGCGGGGCAGGGCCTCTATGCCGAGCCGACCAGCGCACAGGCGGCGGCCGCCTTCGGCCGGCTGCTGCGGGATGGGCGCATCGGTGCGGCGGACCGCACGGTGGTGGTACTGACCGGCACGGGGGTAAAGGCCACGCCACGCATCGCGGAACTGCTCGGCCTCTCCGTTTGA
- a CDS encoding M20/M25/M40 family metallo-hydrolase has protein sequence MTDAEAVAALARDLVRIDSRSSLTNLPVAERLEAELPGFEIERLDYTDAAGVAKRALVAHRGPLSGGGLALSGHMDTVPETGWTEDPWSGRVDDAGILHGLGAADMKGPVAAIVVAARGLPADIPVTLLLTTDEETTKQGARIVAQRSDLARRAAPRGIVVAEPTGLVPVRGHRANVMFTATARGIQAHSSGALGVNANWALIPFLAEMREVFARLRSDPALQDPAYDPPFSDFNLLLDNHGTAVNVTVPLATARIKFRYSRSIDPTPVVAAVQAAADRAGLALEIQADPGAPELPEDHPLVAMAVRETGQAPRTAAYGTDATELQALAPCLVLGPGTITVAHSPGEHVPLAELVRAVPLFRRLVMAG, from the coding sequence ATGACCGACGCCGAAGCCGTAGCCGCCCTCGCCCGCGACCTGGTGCGGATCGACAGCCGCTCCAGCCTCACCAACCTGCCCGTCGCCGAGCGGCTGGAGGCCGAGCTGCCCGGCTTCGAGATCGAGCGGCTGGACTACACGGATGCCGCGGGTGTGGCCAAGCGCGCCCTGGTGGCGCATCGCGGCCCGCTCTCGGGCGGCGGCCTCGCTTTGTCCGGCCATATGGACACGGTGCCGGAAACCGGCTGGACGGAAGACCCCTGGTCCGGCCGGGTGGACGATGCCGGCATCCTGCACGGGCTGGGGGCCGCCGACATGAAGGGCCCCGTGGCCGCCATCGTGGTCGCGGCGCGCGGCCTGCCGGCCGATATCCCCGTGACCCTGCTGCTGACCACCGACGAGGAGACCACCAAGCAGGGCGCCCGCATCGTGGCGCAGCGCTCGGACCTGGCCCGGCGCGCGGCGCCGCGCGGGATCGTGGTGGCGGAGCCGACCGGCCTCGTCCCCGTGCGCGGGCACCGCGCCAATGTCATGTTCACCGCGACGGCCCGGGGCATCCAGGCGCATTCCTCCGGCGCCCTGGGAGTGAACGCGAACTGGGCGCTGATCCCCTTCCTGGCGGAGATGCGGGAGGTCTTCGCCCGGCTGCGGAGCGACCCGGCGCTGCAGGACCCGGCCTATGACCCGCCCTTCTCCGACTTCAACCTGCTGCTCGACAACCATGGCACGGCGGTGAACGTCACCGTCCCGCTCGCCACCGCGCGCATCAAGTTCCGCTATTCCCGCAGCATCGATCCCACCCCGGTCGTGGCGGCGGTGCAGGCGGCGGCGGACCGGGCCGGGCTGGCGCTGGAAATCCAGGCCGATCCGGGCGCGCCGGAACTGCCCGAGGATCATCCGCTGGTGGCAATGGCGGTGCGCGAGACCGGCCAGGCGCCGCGCACAGCGGCCTATGGCACCGACGCGACGGAACTCCAGGCCCTGGCGCCCTGCCTCGTGCTGGGGCCGGGCACGATCACCGTGGCGCACAGCCCGGGGGAACACGTCCCGCTGGCGGAACTGGTCCGGGCCGTGCCGCTCTTCCGCCGCCTCGTCATGGCTGGGTGA